TCGCGGGCCGTTTGAGCATGACCGCATGACCCGAGCGGTCTGAGGCGCAAGCCTCAGTCCAGGTACCGAACCAGAGCAGGAGATTCACTGTCATGCTGACACTGACGAAGCGTGCCCTGTCCACCGCGGCAGCGGCGACCGCCCTCATGGCGGGCTTGTCCCCCTCCACCGCCGGCGCGGCGACCACGTCCCCGACTGGCGCAGCGGCAGGCAGCTACAACATCATGATCTCGCACCGTGCCCACTTCGTCGCCGACTTCTGCCTCCTCTCCTCGACCAGCGGCAACCAGCGGGCGGACTGCAGCGGCAACAAGGTCAACGGCGAGGACTTCCGGCTCGGCGTCATCCACACCCAGGGCGACGACGTGTGGATCGATGTCAACGTGGTCGCGGGCCGGGACACCAAGGGCATCAACCTGCGCGGCCTGCACTACTGCCGCGTCAACGGCACGGCCATCACGCTCCAGGTCGACTGCTGGCAGAGCCTCGCCCACTACCAGAAGGGCTCCCTGCCGACGCGAGTGTGGGGTTGAGCGGCGTGCAGGCTCTCCCAGCGTTCTTGACGCGGCCCGGGCGGCTGCTGATCGCTGTGTTCGCCACGGTGGTGGCCTGCGTGCTCGTCGTGGGACACGCTCCCCGGGCCCAGGCCGTCTACGGCGGCGGCGAGGCGAGCCAGCAGCGGGGCGCGGCCCAACTGTGGCTCGGCCCTGACACCAACGTGAACTCCGACAAGGACTTCATCTGCTCCGCCAGTGTGATCTCCAGCAGGTGGATCCTCACGGCCAAGCACTGCCTCAAGGACCGGGGCTACCCGGCGGCCGGACGCCTGTGGATCCGGGCCGGGCACCTCGCCCTCGCCAAAGGTGAGCGGCGCCAGGTCGCCGAGTACCACGTCACCGAGCACAACGACTTGGCGGCGCTGCGTCTCGTCTCACCCTTGCCGTCCTCGGTCAAGCCCAACGAACTCATCAACCGAGGCATCACCCCCGGCGTCGGCTCCCACCTCGCCGTGTCCGGCTGGGGACGCACGAACGACGATGCCCCTCAGCCCTCCCAGAAGCTGAAGGTCTGCTCCATGAAGACGGACCGCCTGGAAGACGGCTCCAGCAGCTGGATCTGGGCCAACGAGGACACCGGCCACCCCCTGAAGGGCGATTCGGGCGGCCCGGTCCTGCTCGGCAGCAAGCAGGTCGGCCTCATCAGCGCCTTCGTCAACTTCAGCTTCCAGGGGCGCTTCGTCTCCCTGGGCAGCGCCGACGTACGCGACTGGATCCGGCAGACCACCGGGGTATGACCCACACCGTTCGAGGGGCGGGCCCGACCACAGGTCGGCCCGCCCCGAGTTCACGGGGAGGTGACGGCGGCATGCGCGAGGGCAGCGGTCTGCTCCGGCGTGCCGTCGATCGGGATGGCGGCGCCCGCTTCGTCCTCGCCCATCGGTTCCAGGTCGGCGAACTGGGTGCGGAGCAGGTCGGGCGGCATGAAGTGCCCCTGCCTGGCGGTGATGCGTGCGGCGATCAGCTCGGGCGAGCCATCGAGGTGAAGGAAGAAGACGTGCGGCGCGGCGGAGGCCAGCCGGTCGCGGTAGCGCCGCTTCAGCGCCGAGCACGTCACCACGCCTCCGCTGTCCGCATGGCCGGTCAGCCATCGTGCGATCTCGTCCAGCCAGGGGCGGCGGTCTTCGTCATCCAGAGGGTGGCCGGCCCGCATCTTCGCCACGTTGGCCGCGGGGTGGAAGTCGTCCCCCTCGGCGTAAGGAACACCGAGACGCTGTGCCAGCAAGCGGCCCACCGTGGTCTTCCCCGAGCCGGACACGCCCATGACCACCACCAGGGGAGCACTGTGGTGAGACATCCAGAACCTTCCCTTCGCATCGTGTTGCCTAGAGCTCGATGACTACCTTGACGTCGTCCGGTCGCGGCGTGAACGCCTCCGTCGCGCGCTCCAGCGGCACCCGCCGGGTGATCACGCGCTCGAGCCACGACAGGTCGGCCGCGGCCAGCGCGTCGGCGGCCTGACGGTAGTGGCGCAGGTTGGCGTTGACCGAGCCCACCACCGCGTCGTTCTGCAGCACGATCTCCCTGTTGATGGCACCCGCGTCCACGGTCATCCTGCGGCCGACGGGCGACACACCGGTGAGGCACACCACTCCGTAGGGCGCGGTGCCGGTCAGAGAGGCGAACACGGGCTCGTTCGCGCCGGTCGCTTCGATGACGACGTCCGGGCATACGGCGGAGATGACCTGCTCGATGTCCTTCGCGTGGTAGGTGGCGCCCAACTCTCGTACCAGGGTGGGCTTCGGCCCCTCGGTCACCCGGTCGAGCACATGCACGTCCAGTCCGCGCTGTGTGCCCAGGAGGGCGGCCAGCAGACCGATGGGCCCAGCGCCGGTCACCAGGACGCGCTGGGGCTCGAACCACGAGCGGGCACCGACACGCTCCACCTGTTCCCATGCCTTCGCCACCACGGTGGTCGGCTCCATGAGCACACCGGCGCGGTCCAGATGCGGCTCCAGCTTCACCGCGTACTCGGCCTCCACGCACCACGTCTGCGCGCCATACCCGTCGATCTCTTTGATGCCGCGTTCGGTGTAGCGGCCGTTGCGGCACATGTCGAACTCCCCCCGGGCGCAGGCCCCGCACGGCTCGGGGTCCGGGCGGCGCACCACCCCGGCGACGAGGTCACCGGGCGAGAAGCCGGAGGCGGGCGGCGCCTGCCGCACCCGGCCGAGGGATTCATGCCCCAGGACCAGCCACTCACGGCCTGGCGGGGGCCAGCCGTACTCGCCTCGGGCGATCTCCTTGTCCGTTCCGCACACCCCCACCGCCAGGCCCTCCACCAACAGCTCGCCCGCAGCCGGGGCGGGGTCGGGCACATCCCTCACCTCCAGGGAGTCCTTGACGCCAGGCCGCACCGTCACTGCACGCATCGCCCACCTCGTCCCTCTCGTCAGGCGGCGCGACAGGTGCGCGCCGCTGTCTGACCGTGTGTCCCGCTCAGAGGTTTTCAGCACCGGCCGGCCGACATGAGGTGACACGGCCGGGCCGGCTCGATCGAGGCCCGTGCGGCCGGTCGTCGACGGCGTTCGGGGCATGAGGCGCCCGGCCGGTGATGGCCGCGATGCGCATGTCCGCCCTCTGACCGGCTACGCCACGGTGGGCCACTTCGAGCGGCCGCGGACGGGAGTGCGCCCGATCGGCCGCGTGGCCGCGTCCCAGGCAGCTGCTGCGTACCCTGACGGCATGCGCATGCGCCCCACTCTGAGCTGGACGCCCACCGAGGACCTGCCGCCGGGGACCACGGATCCGGAGCCGGTCGCTGATGCGCTGAGCACCGGCGGTGTGCTGGTGCTCAGCGGAGCGGGTATCTCCACGGAGTCGGGCATTCCCGACTACCGGGGCGAGGGCGGGAGCCTCAGCCGGCACACACCGATGACCTACCAGGACTTCACGGCCGGCGCCCGGGCCCGGCGCCGGTACTGGGCGCGCAGCCATCTCGGATGGCGCACCTTCGGCCGCGCCCGCGCCAACGCCGGGCACCGGGCCGTGGCCGCCTTCGGGCGGCACGGCCTGCTCTCGGGGGTCATCACCCAGAACGTCGACGGCCTGCACCAGGCCGCCGGCAGCGAGGACGTGGTGGAACTCCACGGCAGCCTGGCACGGGTCGTCTGCCTTGCCTGCGGTGCCTTCAGCCCGCGCCGCGAACTCGCCCAGCGGCTGGAGGAGGCCAATCCGGGCTTCGAGCCGGTGGCCGCCGGGATCAACCCGGACGGCGACGCCGACCTCACCGACACGCAGGTCGGGGACTTCCGCGTGGTGCCCTGCACAATCTGCGGCGGGATCCTCAAACCGGACGTGGTGTTCTTCGGCGAAGCCGTTCCGCGAGAACGGGTCGAGCACTGTCGCGAGCTGGTCCGTGAGTCGACCTCGCTGCTGGTCCTCGGCTCCTCACTGACGGTGATGTCCGGGCTCCGCTTCGTCCGCCAGGCGGCCCAGGCCGGGAAGCCGGTGCTGATCGTCAACCGGGAGCCGACCAGGGGTGACCGGCACGCCGTCACCCGGGTCTCGCTCCCGTTGGGAGCGGCACTCACCACCGTGGCAGAGCGGTTGGGCATCACCGTCGACGGCCAGGCGGCGGTGTGAAGGTGGTAGTGGTGGGGCCTTGCCGGGGCGCATGCCGGTGCGTGGGCTGAAGGCCCGCTCCTTGTCAGGTCACCGCCGGATCCCGCCCCGCGAAGCGCATGGCGACGAACGCCCCGAGGTACAGGGCGGCGACGACCAGGAGCAGCGCCTGATAGCCGGTCACCAGGGCGAGGTACTCGATCGCGCCCCCGGTCATCGCGCCCAGCAGGTTCGCGCCGAACGCGGAGGTCGGGTCCGGGGCGAGGGCGAGGCGGTCCGAGAAGATGAGGTTGGCACAGAAGATGGGGGTGAAGGCCAGGGCGATGGCGGCGGCGAGCCGGGCGGCGAAGGGAAGGGACAGCACCGCGCCCGCGGGGACGAGCCAGACCACCGCGAGGGACCCGAAGAGCAGCAGTTGCAGCAGCAGTTGGTTGACCCTGCGCAGCCTGCGCCGGACCTCCACCGCCGCGAGGACGGCGACCAGGACTCCGAAGAAGACGAGAGCGTTGACCAGCCAGGTCGTACCGAAGTAGAGGGCGAAGCCGATCACGTTCTTCGTTTCGAGCAGCATGAAGGCCGCACCCAGCAGGAACATGTCGGTGTAGCGGAGCGTGCCGCGGATGCGGACCCCGGTCAGGCGCACAGACAGCAGCGTCACCAGCAGGATCGTGCCCAGGGCTCCCAGGTAGAGCGTGGGGATGCTCCGGTGCAGCAGGTACGGGAAGGGGTGGTCGTCGCTCGCGGCCGCCGGGACCGCGCCGCTGGGCTGCCAGGTCTTGGCGCAGGACTGGTCGGCGGGCGTCATCCCGGCCACCAGCACGGCCGCGTTCCTCTTGAAGGTCGTCATGCAGGGGGCGTGACCGTAGACGTCGTCGAGGCTCCCTGCGAAGCGGTCGACCAGCCAGCTCTCGCGGTAGTAGTTGTACATGGCGAACGCGCCGTTCGGCGTCAGGTGATCGCGCGCGGCCTCGAAGGCCTGCCGGGTGAACAGGTAGCTCTCCAGGCGCAGGTTGCTCGCACCGGCGACCAGCGTCAGCGAGTCCGGCAGGGCCAGGACGATCAGGTCGTACTTGGTCTTCGTCCGCTCCAGGAAGGCACGCCCGTCGTCGATGTGCACACGCACCCTGGGGTCGTCGTACGGCCTCGCGGGGTGCAGTTGTGAGCCGATCTCCTGCAGCCGGGGATCGATTTCCACCGCGTCCACCCGCTGCGCTCCGTACGCGAGTGCGATCGCGACGTCGTTGCCGTTGCCGGCCCCGATGATCAGTACGCGTTTGTGCGGGTTGCCCGGCGTCTGGTCGTACGCCTGGCGGTAGGGCGAGTCCTTACGCATCAGCACCGTTCGCGGGGCGGTGCTCTGATGGGGGACACCGTTGGCCGAGATGTACCAGGTCCGGGTGGTGGTCGGCGAGGCTTTGAGTTCGATCTTGTAGTAGGGCGACCAGGAGATGCCGCTCGTCGCCGTCTCCAGGAACAGGGCGGCGACCATCGCCGTGAGGGGAATGCCGTACCGCAGGGTGTTGCGCCGTCCGCCGAGGACCAGCAGGGCCGCGGTGGCGAGGACGCCCCATACGACCGAGGGAGCGCGCAGCCAGGAGAGCACGGCGAAGGACAGCGAGCCGGTGATGCTGCCGAGCAGGTCGTAGCGGTAGGCGTCGAGCGAGGGGAGCAGGCGGAAGAGGTCCGCTGTGATCTTTCCGATCCCCGCCATGATCACCGCGGTCAGCAGGAAGATGGCCGGCAGCGTCACCCACTCGGGAAGGCCGGTGGTCTTCACGGCGGTGAAGTAGAGGACCTCGCTGCTGCTCTGACGCACCTGCACCGGGTACTCGCGCACCAGAACGACCAGAAGCGCGAGCGGAACGGGTGTCCAGCGCTTGAGCCACTGTCCGCGCTCAGCGGGGATCAGGAACCCGATGCCGATACCGAGGAACGATCCCAGCAGGATGAAGTTCGAGAAGTAGCTCAGATGGACGACGTTGGCGCCCGCCCATCTGATCAGCGCCAGCTCGACGAAGAGCATGGTGGTGCTGGCCAGGACGAGCCTCCAGCGCACCGATGCTACTGATTGCCCTGATTCGGTCAGCTTCATGGCGGTTTACGGTGCCATCCTCGCTGCGGTGAGTCGAGGTGCCGTGCCGCGCTGGTGGCTCGGTCACCGCAACTGTCGACGAGAGCCGACGGCTACGCGGGCGGCCGACCGGGCTCGGCTCGCTCGTCCGCCGGGCGCGCCAGCATGGCGACGGTCGCGGAGAACAGCCACGGCAGCCGTTGCGCGACCGGCACCAGCGCCGCGCGGGCCGGGGGCTTCCGCGTCGCGCCGAGAAGAGCGTGCGTCAGCCAGCGGTAGCGGCGGGTGAGGCGCCGCCACTCCCGCTCGTAGGTGGCCGGGTCACCGCTGGTGATGGCCCGCACCGCGGCAGGCGCCTGCGCGAGCGCCAGCGCGATGCCCTCGCCGGTGAGCGCGTCGACGTAACCGGCGGCGTCGCCCACGAGCAGCACCCGGCCGGCGGTGCGCGCGCTCGCCACCTGGCGGAGCGGGCCCGCTCCCCGTACCGGTCCGGCGAGGCCGGCCCCGGCCAGCCGCTCCCGCAACTCGGGGAAGGAGGCGAGGTGGTCGTCGAACGACCGGCGGACGGTGGTGAGCACCGCGACGCCCACGAGGTCGTCGGCCACGGGCGTCACGTAGGCCTCCGCTTCGGGCGCCCAGTGCACCTCGACACGGTCGCTCCAGGGGGCGAGCGCGTAGTGGCGCCGCAGCCCGTGCCGCGGAGAGGACCGGTGCGGCCGGTTCAGCCCGAGGGCGCGGCGGATCGGCGAGTGCAGGCCGTCCGCCGCTACGAGGTGGCCGGCTCGGGTGCCGTCGACCACCACCCCGTCCTGGTCCTGGTCGACATGACGCGCGGTGCGCTGGTCGACGCGTACGCCTGCTGCCAGCACCGCCTCGCGCAGCAGCGCGTGCAGCGTCGTACGCCGCACCCCGCGCCCCGGGCCCGCTCTGAAGTCGGCGTCGACCTGGCGGGGGCCGGCGACGTAGCGAATTCCTCGCAGAGAGTGCCCCGGCGGGTGCACGCCCAGTGCGGCCAACGCGGCGACGGCGCCCGGCATCAGGCCCTCGCCGCACGCCTTGTCGACGACACCGGCACGCTGCTCCCAGACGGTGACGTCGAGCCCGGCGCGCGCCGCGTGCAGGGCCGTGGCCAGGCCCGCGGGTCCCCCACCGACCACGAGCAGATCCATGCGTGCCTCCTCAGGCCAGCCGTGTCAGGGCGGCGTCCTCGGCGCGGACGCGGGTGGCGAGCAGAAGGCCGTTGAGCGCGGTGAAGACGACCGCCGTGATCCAGGCCGTGTGCACGAGCGGAAGCGCGAGCCCCTCCACGACGACGGCGACGTAGTTCGGGTGCGGGATCCAGCGGTAGGGTCCGCCGGTCACCCGCGCGGCGCCGGGTACGACGATCACCCGGGTGTTCCACTGCCGGCCCAGCGTGGCGATGCACCACCAGCGCAGCCCCTGCGCGAGCGCGACGAGGGCGAGCATCGACCAGGCCAGGACCGGTACGACGTCCGGCCGGCGCAGCCACACCTCCACGAGCGCGCCGACGAGCAGGCCCGTGTGCAGCACCACCATGAACGGATAGTGCCCCCGCCCGGACTCCACGCCGCCCCGCGCGAGGCTCCAGGCGGCGTTGCGGTGGGAGACGGCCAGCTCGGCGACCCGCTCCAGGCCCACGGCCAGCACCAGGAGGGTGAACCATGTCTCGCTGCTCACTGTCCACCGCCCGGGGCGCGCAGGAGTACGAGTTCGGAGCAGAATCCCGGGCCCATGGCGAGCATGAGCCCGTAGGAGCCGGGCGGGGGCGGGTGGTCGGCGAGTGTGTCCGCCAGGACATGCAAAACCGAGGCGGAGGACAGGTTGCCGATCCGGCGCAGCGAGTCCCAGGTCACGCTCAACGCGTCGCGCTCGACGCCGAGGGCGTCCTGCAACGCCTCGAGGACCTTGGGGCCGCCGGGGTGCGCGACGTACCAGTCGAGGTCGCGGCTGGTCAGCCCGTGATCCGTGAGGAAGCCGCGGACGTCGTCACCGACGTACCGGCGCACCAGGTCGGGGACCGCGGAGTCGAGGACGACTCTGAACCCGCCGGAGCCGACGTCCCAGCCCATCATGCGTTCCGAGTCCGGGTAGAGGCGGCTGCGCGAGGCGAGCACTTCGGGAGCGGCGGGGTCGTCGGTCTGTGCGAGAGGGTGTTCGCGCCCGACGGCGACCACGGCAGCGGCACCGTCCCCGAACAGGCCGCTCGCCACGGCGTTGGCGACCGAGGTGTCGTCGCGCTGGAGCGTGAGCGAGCACAACTCGACCGACATCAGCACCGCCACGGCGTCGGGGCGGCCGCGCAGCAGGTCGTTCAGGCGGGCGATGCCGGCCGCGCCGGCGACGCAGCCGAGGCCGACGAGGGGCAGCCGCACGACGTCGGGGCGCAGTCCGATCTCCGCCGCGACCCGGGCCTCCAGGGAGGGCACGGCCAGGCCGGTCACCGTGCACGAGACGATGTAGTCGACGTCGGCCGGTGTGAGGCCGACGCTCTTGAGCGCGTCGACGACGGCGCGGCCGCCGAGTTCGACGCCGGCCCGGATGAAGACGTCGTTCGACTGGCCGAAGTCCTCGATCCGGCCGTACTCCTCCAGCGGCAGCACGGTGTGCCGGGTCTCGACGCACACGTTGCGGTGGAGCCGCTCGACGACGCCGCGATCGACCGTGCTGCCGACCAGTGTGGTGGTGAGGGACTCGGTGATCTGCTCCTGCCGGTGGCAGTGCTCGGGCAGGGTGCCGCGGACGCTGAGGACACGCATGGTCATGCTGGCTCCTGGGACGGGGCGGTGGGGCGCGGCGAGCACTAGGCCGAGGCCGAGCTCGACCGTGACGGTGAGCGCACGGGTTGGGGGCGGACTGCCGGGGCGGTCGTGGCGCGAGACGGGCCGGCGCAGGCCGGAGCGGTGTCTGCCGGTGCCATCAGGCGACCGTCAGCAGCACGACGTCGAGCAGGGCGATGGTCACCGCGGCACGGAAGGGAGTGCGCCCGCGGCCGAACCAGGTGAGCACCGCGAGAACGGTGACCAGGGTCAGGGCCGTCCATGCCCACGCCGGAGGGGGTCCATCGGGACCGGTCGCGGCGAGCACCGAGGCGGCGGTGAGCAGCGCGGCGGCCAGGACGCGCGAGGGACGTTCGCCGATCCGGTGCGGCAGGCCGCGGACCCCGGTGGCTTCGTCGTCGGCAAGGTCGGGCAGCACGTTGAGCAGATGCGCTCCGACGCCGAGCGCGGCACCGGCAGCGGTCATCCACCAGGGCGCCCAGTGAGGGGGCGAGGCAGCGAGGGTGACGACCGAGGGCAGCATCCCGAAGCCGCACGTGTACGGCACCCAGGACCAAGCGGTCGCCTTGAGCCCGAGGTTGTAGGCGTGACCGGCGCCGGTGGCGAGGACGACGTTGACCAGTGCGCTGCGCCAGCCGACGAGCGCGGACAGCACGAGGGAAGCGAGAGCGGCCACGACAAGGGCGCGCGCCACCCAGCCGACCGGGAGGGAGCCGGCGGCCAACGGCTTGTCGCTGCGGCCCACGGCACGATCGCGCGAGAGGTCGAGCAGATCGTTGCCCCAGCCGATCGTGAGCTGGCCGGTGAACACCGCCGCGGTGACGGCGGCGGCGTCCAGCGGGTGCAGGCCGCCGCGGAGCGCCAGCAGGCCCGTGATGGCGGTGACGGCCAGAGCGGGCCCGCCGTGGGCTGCGACGAGCAGCGCCAGCGCACGCGGTGGTCCGGGGCGCGCCGGAGCCGTGCCGGCGGTCACGGGCATCGCCCCGCCGCGTCCAGCGCCCGGCAGATCGCGTCACCGAAGGCGCGGGACACCGTGCGTGGGTGCAGCGCGGTGCCTCTGCTGCGCCCCTCCGCTCCGTCCACGGACGCCGCCCAGGACCAGGGCCCGTCGTCACCGGTGATCACGTTGCGCATGCAGCATCGGTCCCACGTTGCCCGCCCGCTCACACAGGGTGGTCCGGCATCCGGTGGAACGGGCCGGGCGCGTCCGGAAGCGGAGCCGGTCATGACGGTGACCGCGCCGTCGGCGGCCCCCACGAGTCCGTTGTGCCGTTCGACTTCGTCGCTCATGTGGCGTGACGGCGTGAGCGGTCCCGAAGAGAGGCGGAAGATGCCGCCGGGAGTCGTGACGCCGGTCCATGTCTCCCCCGCGCGCTCGGCCCCCCAGAGGCCGCCTCGGGGCGGGGCGGAAAGCGCCTGGTCCATACGCCGTCGGCGGCGTCGCGGGCGGCGGCAGGGGCATCTCGCGCGTCCGGCCGAGCGCGGGGCGATGTCCTGGCCGTGGACGAGGAGGTCGAGGAACGGCTCGCGGGGCGAGGTGGTGGGTGCGAGGCGGCGGGAGCCGACGCTCCAGCGGAGGCCGGCGACGATCTCGGTGACGGGCCGCTCCCCCTCGCGCACCGCCGAGTCGTGGATCATCCGATTCCAGTACCCGCGCGCCCGGACCACACTCCCGTACGGCCTGCCCCCGTGAGAAGCGCGCCGCGATGGTCGGATGGGCGGCCACGTCCCGCACCCGCCAGTCCCCGCACCGGGTGCGCGCTTCCCTCTCCTCCGAACTCAGGCCCTCCAGCAGGTCGCCAGGCTCGTCCTAGGGGGTGCCCGGTGAGATGGACGGGGCCGTCTTGCCGTATCGGGAGGCACCGGACGGCGTTACCGAGCTGCACACTCCGAACCACTGCTCGGCGCCGTACTCCTCGAACCGCTCCACTTCGGTGAACCCCAGCTTCGCCGCAAGGCGCATCGCGCGGGCGTTGGCGGTCTGGGTGCAGAGCACCACCGGTTCGCCGGGAAGCGCGTCGGCGAACCAGTCCAGTGCCGCCGCGCACGCCTCTGCGGCGTATCCGCATCCCCACGCCTGAGGCAGCAGCATGTAACCGAGCTCGGCCTCCCCGGCATCCGGTCGGACGTGCCCCGGACGCTCCGCGTCGCGCCGGTCGAGCGTGACCATGCCGATCATCGCTCCGTCGAGATCGATCACGAACAGGCCAGGGCGCCGC
This region of Streptomyces caelestis genomic DNA includes:
- a CDS encoding S1 family peptidase, producing the protein MQALPAFLTRPGRLLIAVFATVVACVLVVGHAPRAQAVYGGGEASQQRGAAQLWLGPDTNVNSDKDFICSASVISSRWILTAKHCLKDRGYPAAGRLWIRAGHLALAKGERRQVAEYHVTEHNDLAALRLVSPLPSSVKPNELINRGITPGVGSHLAVSGWGRTNDDAPQPSQKLKVCSMKTDRLEDGSSSWIWANEDTGHPLKGDSGGPVLLGSKQVGLISAFVNFSFQGRFVSLGSADVRDWIRQTTGV
- a CDS encoding gluconokinase → MSHHSAPLVVVMGVSGSGKTTVGRLLAQRLGVPYAEGDDFHPAANVAKMRAGHPLDDEDRRPWLDEIARWLTGHADSGGVVTCSALKRRYRDRLASAAPHVFFLHLDGSPELIAARITARQGHFMPPDLLRTQFADLEPMGEDEAGAAIPIDGTPEQTAALAHAAVTSP
- a CDS encoding glucose 1-dehydrogenase, which gives rise to MRAVTVRPGVKDSLEVRDVPDPAPAAGELLVEGLAVGVCGTDKEIARGEYGWPPPGREWLVLGHESLGRVRQAPPASGFSPGDLVAGVVRRPDPEPCGACARGEFDMCRNGRYTERGIKEIDGYGAQTWCVEAEYAVKLEPHLDRAGVLMEPTTVVAKAWEQVERVGARSWFEPQRVLVTGAGPIGLLAALLGTQRGLDVHVLDRVTEGPKPTLVRELGATYHAKDIEQVISAVCPDVVIEATGANEPVFASLTGTAPYGVVCLTGVSPVGRRMTVDAGAINREIVLQNDAVVGSVNANLRHYRQAADALAAADLSWLERVITRRVPLERATEAFTPRPDDVKVVIEL
- a CDS encoding NAD-dependent protein deacetylase, which produces MRMRPTLSWTPTEDLPPGTTDPEPVADALSTGGVLVLSGAGISTESGIPDYRGEGGSLSRHTPMTYQDFTAGARARRRYWARSHLGWRTFGRARANAGHRAVAAFGRHGLLSGVITQNVDGLHQAAGSEDVVELHGSLARVVCLACGAFSPRRELAQRLEEANPGFEPVAAGINPDGDADLTDTQVGDFRVVPCTICGGILKPDVVFFGEAVPRERVEHCRELVRESTSLLVLGSSLTVMSGLRFVRQAAQAGKPVLIVNREPTRGDRHAVTRVSLPLGAALTTVAERLGITVDGQAAV
- a CDS encoding spermine/spermidine synthase domain-containing protein is translated as MKLTESGQSVASVRWRLVLASTTMLFVELALIRWAGANVVHLSYFSNFILLGSFLGIGIGFLIPAERGQWLKRWTPVPLALLVVLVREYPVQVRQSSSEVLYFTAVKTTGLPEWVTLPAIFLLTAVIMAGIGKITADLFRLLPSLDAYRYDLLGSITGSLSFAVLSWLRAPSVVWGVLATAALLVLGGRRNTLRYGIPLTAMVAALFLETATSGISWSPYYKIELKASPTTTRTWYISANGVPHQSTAPRTVLMRKDSPYRQAYDQTPGNPHKRVLIIGAGNGNDVAIALAYGAQRVDAVEIDPRLQEIGSQLHPARPYDDPRVRVHIDDGRAFLERTKTKYDLIVLALPDSLTLVAGASNLRLESYLFTRQAFEAARDHLTPNGAFAMYNYYRESWLVDRFAGSLDDVYGHAPCMTTFKRNAAVLVAGMTPADQSCAKTWQPSGAVPAAASDDHPFPYLLHRSIPTLYLGALGTILLVTLLSVRLTGVRIRGTLRYTDMFLLGAAFMLLETKNVIGFALYFGTTWLVNALVFFGVLVAVLAAVEVRRRLRRVNQLLLQLLLFGSLAVVWLVPAGAVLSLPFAARLAAAIALAFTPIFCANLIFSDRLALAPDPTSAFGANLLGAMTGGAIEYLALVTGYQALLLVVAALYLGAFVAMRFAGRDPAVT
- a CDS encoding NAD(P)/FAD-dependent oxidoreductase, whose product is MDLLVVGGGPAGLATALHAARAGLDVTVWEQRAGVVDKACGEGLMPGAVAALAALGVHPPGHSLRGIRYVAGPRQVDADFRAGPGRGVRRTTLHALLREAVLAAGVRVDQRTARHVDQDQDGVVVDGTRAGHLVAADGLHSPIRRALGLNRPHRSSPRHGLRRHYALAPWSDRVEVHWAPEAEAYVTPVADDLVGVAVLTTVRRSFDDHLASFPELRERLAGAGLAGPVRGAGPLRQVASARTAGRVLLVGDAAGYVDALTGEGIALALAQAPAAVRAITSGDPATYEREWRRLTRRYRWLTHALLGATRKPPARAALVPVAQRLPWLFSATVAMLARPADERAEPGRPPA
- a CDS encoding isoprenylcysteine carboxyl methyltransferase family protein encodes the protein MSSETWFTLLVLAVGLERVAELAVSHRNAAWSLARGGVESGRGHYPFMVVLHTGLLVGALVEVWLRRPDVVPVLAWSMLALVALAQGLRWWCIATLGRQWNTRVIVVPGAARVTGGPYRWIPHPNYVAVVVEGLALPLVHTAWITAVVFTALNGLLLATRVRAEDAALTRLA
- a CDS encoding type III polyketide synthase, producing MTMRVLSVRGTLPEHCHRQEQITESLTTTLVGSTVDRGVVERLHRNVCVETRHTVLPLEEYGRIEDFGQSNDVFIRAGVELGGRAVVDALKSVGLTPADVDYIVSCTVTGLAVPSLEARVAAEIGLRPDVVRLPLVGLGCVAGAAGIARLNDLLRGRPDAVAVLMSVELCSLTLQRDDTSVANAVASGLFGDGAAAVVAVGREHPLAQTDDPAAPEVLASRSRLYPDSERMMGWDVGSGGFRVVLDSAVPDLVRRYVGDDVRGFLTDHGLTSRDLDWYVAHPGGPKVLEALQDALGVERDALSVTWDSLRRIGNLSSASVLHVLADTLADHPPPPGSYGLMLAMGPGFCSELVLLRAPGGGQ
- a CDS encoding UbiA family prenyltransferase, whose amino-acid sequence is MPVTAGTAPARPGPPRALALLVAAHGGPALAVTAITGLLALRGGLHPLDAAAVTAAVFTGQLTIGWGNDLLDLSRDRAVGRSDKPLAAGSLPVGWVARALVVAALASLVLSALVGWRSALVNVVLATGAGHAYNLGLKATAWSWVPYTCGFGMLPSVVTLAASPPHWAPWWMTAAGAALGVGAHLLNVLPDLADDEATGVRGLPHRIGERPSRVLAAALLTAASVLAATGPDGPPPAWAWTALTLVTVLAVLTWFGRGRTPFRAAVTIALLDVVLLTVA
- a CDS encoding GNAT family N-acetyltransferase; this encodes MTGLGPVAWPPAPIRTERLVLRESEARDRAAFVELFASPEVGTYLGGPRPRDELKRAVPEVPGRRPGLFVIDLDGAMIGMVTLDRRDAERPGHVRPDAGEAELGYMLLPQAWGCGYAAEACAAALDWFADALPGEPVVLCTQTANARAMRLAAKLGFTEVERFEEYGAEQWFGVCSSVTPSGASRYGKTAPSISPGTP